The following proteins come from a genomic window of Prionailurus viverrinus isolate Anna chromosome D1, UM_Priviv_1.0, whole genome shotgun sequence:
- the LOC125146562 gene encoding olfactory receptor 8K3-like, translating to MSAKCQGKNSKLYELQTPLFGLLLTAYVIAVVNNLGLIIPTKIDSRLQTPMYFFLRHLDFTDLGYSTAVGPKRLVNFAVDQHTISFNGCATQLTFFNIFIISEIFTLQTMACDCYVAICNPLLYTAVMSQRLCQVPEAIPYLYSVSLSLLTIMKMFLSSFGDCNVIRHFHWDSLPLIALLCSGTNEIRLIILIFSAFNLVSSLLTVLVSYILISVAIFRMNSAEGRHKAFSTCGSHLAVIALFYGTLFFMYVQPKSTHSFDTDNMAALFYTLVIPMLNPMIYSLRNKEVKNALRRTWRKCANISIPQRYCGFGSSPPQ from the exons ATGTCTGCTAAGTGCCAAGGAA aGAACTCAAAACTCTATGAGCTACAGACTCCATTATTTGGACTACTCCTCACTGCTTATGTGATCGCAGTAGTGAATAACCTGGGTTTGATCATCCCCACCAAGATAGACTCTAGGCTACAAacacccatgtacttcttcctcagaCACCTGGATTTCACTGATCTTGGTTATTCAACAGCTGTGGGACCCAAAAGGCTGGTAAATTTTGCTGTAGATCAACATACAATCTCCTTTAATGGGTGTGCCACCCAACTcacttttttcaatatttttatcattagtGAAATTTTCACTCTGCAGACAATGGCCTGTGACTGCTATGTGGCCATTTGTAACCCTCTGCTCTACACAGCTGTTATGTCACAAAGATTATGTCAGGTGCCGGAGGCAATACCTTACCTCTATAGTGTCTCTTTGTCTTTGCTGACCATCATGAAAATGTTCCTTTCATCATTTGGTGACTGTAATGTCATCAGGCATTTCCACTGGGACAGTCTACCATTGATAGCTTTACTCTGTTCAGGCACCAATGAAATTAGATTGATAATTCTGatcttttctgcttttaatttggTGTCATCTCTTCTCACAGTCCTGGTGTCCTACATTCTAATCTCTGTTGCCATCTTCAGGATGAACTCTGCAGAAGGCAGGCACAAGGCTTTCTCCACCTGTGGATCCCATCTGGCAGTGATTGCCTTATTCTATGGCACTCTATTCTTTATGTATGTGCAGCCGAAATCTACTCATTCCTTTGATACTGATAATATGGCCGCCTTATTTTACACGTTGGTTATACCCATGCTGAATCCAATGATCTACAGCTTGAggaacaaagaggtgaaaaatgccCTACGAAGAACTTGGAGAAAGTGTGCAAACATaagcatacctcagagatattgtgggtttggttctaGTCCACCACAATGA
- the LOC125176752 gene encoding olfactory receptor 8J2-like encodes MASGNLTPVTEFILMGVSDRPELQIPLFFVFLVIYGLTVAGNLGIITLTSVDSQLQTPMYFFLKHLAVINLGDSTVIAPKMLVNFLVSMKTISYYGCAAQLGGFLVFIVAETFMLAVMAYDRYVAICYPLLYMVMVSPQICLLLVSLTYLYSLTTALTVTSCVFSVSYCSSNVINHFYCDNVPLLALSCSNTHIPETVVFTSAGINLLFSMIIVLISYFNIIFAILRIRSSEGRQKAFSTCASHMMAVTVFYGTLLFMYLQPRSNHSLDTDKMASVFYTLVIPMLNPLIYSLRNKDVKDALKSFLNKPYQSFKFM; translated from the coding sequence ATGGCCTCAGGGAATCTCACTCCGGTGACCGAGTTCATTCTCATGGGAGTCTCAGACCGCCCAGAGCTCCAGATTCcactcttctttgttttcctggtGATCTATGGGTTGACCGTGGCAGGGAACCTGGGCATCATCACCCTCACCAGTGTTGACTCTCAGCTTCaaacccccatgtacttcttcctcaagCACTTGGCTGTCATCAATCTTGGTGATTCTACTGTCATTGCCCCGAAAATGCTGGTTAACTTCTTGGTTTCAATGAAGACCATATCCTACTATGGATGTGCAGCCCAACTGGGTGGGTTCTTAGTCTTTATTGTGGCTGAGACTTTCATGCTAGCTGtaatggcctatgaccgctatgtggctATTTGCTACCCCCTGCTCTACATGGTGATGGTATCTCCACAGATCTGTCTGCTGCTGGTATCCCTCACATACCTCTACAGTCTGACCACAGCACTGACTGTCACCTCCTGTGTGTTCTCTGTGTCATACTGCTCTTCTAATGTAATCAACCATTTTTACTGTGATAATGTCCCCTTGTTGGCATTGTCCTGTTCCAATACCCATATTCCAGAAACAGTAGTGTTTACCTCTGCAGGGAtcaatttgcttttctctatgATTATTGTTCTAATATCCTACTTCAACATCATCTTTGCCATTTTGAGGATACGTTCCTCAGAGGGTCGACAAAAAGCCTTTTCCACCTGTGCCTCCCACATGATGGCTGTCACTGTGTTCTACGGGACCCTTCTCTTCATGTATTTGCAACCAAGGAGCAACCACTCATTGGATACTGATAAAATGGCCTCTGTCTTCTACACCCTGGTGATACCCATGCTGAATCCCCTCATTTACAGCCTAAGGAACAAGGATGTGAAGGATGCATTGAAGAGTTTCCTAAATAAACCATACCAGTCTTTCAAATTCATGTAA